ATTGGCCATTCAGCCTCCGGCTTACACCTACACAAAACTGGCCGAAAAACGTGTCGATATGCTGGCCAAAGCCACCGCTGATGCTCGAGATCGAGCGATTGCGATCGCGAGACAAGCGGGCTCCGGCATAGGAGCGATCACCAATGCCGACACAGGCACCTTCCAAATCACCGTGCCGAACTCCACAAAAATGGGGAGCTATGGCTCCTATGACACCAGCACCATCGACAAAGACATCACCGCCGTGATGGGAGTGACGTTCAGAGTGCAGTGATCATTCTTCCCTTAATCCTGTTAGGTCTGTCCTGGCTGCAGGAAGGCATCGACCAACTCCTGCTGGGCGGACGCTGGAATTTGGCGATGGGGCCCGGCACTCCTTGGTGGACCCTTCTGACCGCTCCGTTCAGCCATGGAGATCTTGGTCACCTGATTGGGAACAGCATTGTTTTTCTCCCGCTCAGCTATCTCGTGCTGTTGAAAAGCCTGCGCGGTTATGTAGCGGTTTGGATTGCCGTGATTCTTCTCGAAATTCCGCTCTGGTTGTTTTGGCCGGTTGGCAGTCACGGGCTCTCAGGAGTCGTCTACGGACTCCTTGGCTACCTCGTTCTGATCGGATTTCTTGAACGCAGACCGCTAGCCATCGCTCTAAGCGTGATCGCCGTTGCCTTGTACGGAAGCGCCCTGCCTGGATTGCTGCCTTGGGCCTCACCCGCGGGGGTGAGCTGGATTGGTCACGCGAGTGGATTCATCGCTGGCCTTTTGGCAGCCGGAGCTGTGTCACGGGAGCCTCATCAGCCGTCGGCTTGATCCTCAGCCGATTTGAGAAAGCGACCTGATAGTCGAACCGCCAAGACAGAGCAAGCGGCTCCATAGCCGATAAAGGTGGCCACTTGACCAAAAGATCCCATCTCGTAAACCTCCCCGCCTAACAACACCCAATCAACGAGTGATGAGGCCACACCCCACACAACAACCCAAACCGAAACGTAGAGAATCCCCCTCACGGCGGTGTTCACGGCAGCTCCTTTTGAAAATGCTTGTTCGATGAGACGCTAGGCCAACCATCAATCCAAGTCCTTCAGGACTGATGGGATCGCTGATCACTGAGCCTGATCACTCATTCCTTTCAAGATGCATTCTTCAAAGCTTCTTGAAGCAACCTGACAACCATGCTTCGTGTCGCTAAGACCTTGGCGTACTCACTTTGATCGAAGCAGAAAGGCTCCCCTATGTCTGAAGACAATCAGCAGCAACCTGTCGTGATCAAGCAAGGAGGCGGCGGCACTGGAATTGGACTGGTTCTGGCGGCATTAATTCTTGGAGGTGCGCTGGTCTACGCCGTCACCATTTGGTCAAACACACAGAAAAGAATGATCGAGGCGCCGAGAGAAACGATCCAGAAAGGCGTGGACACCATTAAAAAAGCGATTCAGCCTGACTCTTAGAAGTCAATCTCTGACTGAATTGAGGAGGGGGCATGGAGTCAAAGATCAGGCTTCACCCTCCCTCGATCGATTGCTGCCGACTGTGATGGCGATAGAGATCGCTGTCTCCATCGTCTTCCGGCTCAGAGTTCTCTTGGGGCGCGCGGGGTTCAGCCGCTTCAATCCGCTGTTTAGGGATCACAGCGCTTTCTTCTCTAGCGATCGCACGCTCATAGGCCGAATTGGCCTCTGATAAGCCATCGCTACGAAGAGATGCCATGGCCTCAAAAGCAGTGTGGCCATGATGGCAGTCCTGCGACTCGATGACCATTGCTCAGAAAAGAGCGTGCTTCCCATCTGCTCCACCGCCTGGATGAGCACTATCCAGATCCACCCATTCCTCTCGATCACAGCGACCCTTTCAGC
The window above is part of the Synechococcus sp. WH 8020 genome. Proteins encoded here:
- a CDS encoding rhomboid family intramembrane serine protease gives rise to the protein MIILPLILLGLSWLQEGIDQLLLGGRWNLAMGPGTPWWTLLTAPFSHGDLGHLIGNSIVFLPLSYLVLLKSLRGYVAVWIAVILLEIPLWLFWPVGSHGLSGVVYGLLGYLVLIGFLERRPLAIALSVIAVALYGSALPGLLPWASPAGVSWIGHASGFIAGLLAAGAVSREPHQPSA